One stretch of Desulfatibacillum aliphaticivorans DSM 15576 DNA includes these proteins:
- a CDS encoding isochorismate synthase — protein MLSYDLMTLLKKSAVEPGAALGENGPGLTRWTHSWQAQQPESLLQWLAGFNAAEQFYFSGKSGGYETAGLGQAMVISGDSGERASATLSRLWARHPQAMAFGGTAFAPDQKLSQEWTDFGPLRFTIPVVELRRNGSTMELAFNHFSDQNVTEAEAKAALQDRLRDLEASRTKSERKEETPCSREQIPSRKRWNAMILNALDKIKSGVINKVVLSRKMILTARKSWDAAPILARLAEVKDDSFVFFYKIAAGKAFFGRTPERLLKLEGRSISVDAIAGTRPRGRDAGEDLEFEKELLDSSKEMEEHRIVSRYVEEQMDKIARDLQTGPCESILKLGALQHIFTQHCGELRNGHNVLDTLACFHPTPAVGGHPAREARALILEWEPHRRGWYAGPIGWMTGEGAEFAVGIRSALADGNRLHIFAGAGIVEESDPDSEWLETEQKMQTITRASGLSPQEGEC, from the coding sequence ATGCTGTCATACGATTTGATGACATTGTTGAAGAAAAGCGCCGTGGAGCCGGGCGCCGCTTTGGGCGAAAATGGTCCAGGTCTGACGCGTTGGACGCACTCCTGGCAAGCCCAACAGCCGGAATCCCTGCTTCAATGGCTCGCCGGCTTTAATGCCGCCGAACAATTCTATTTCTCCGGCAAGAGCGGAGGCTATGAAACGGCCGGTCTGGGTCAGGCCATGGTTATCTCGGGCGACTCCGGCGAAAGAGCCTCGGCAACGCTTTCCCGGCTGTGGGCAAGGCATCCCCAGGCCATGGCCTTTGGCGGGACCGCCTTTGCGCCGGATCAAAAGCTGTCTCAGGAATGGACGGATTTCGGCCCGCTCCGGTTTACCATCCCCGTGGTGGAGTTGCGCCGAAACGGTTCAACCATGGAGTTGGCGTTCAACCATTTCAGCGATCAAAATGTGACCGAGGCGGAGGCTAAGGCCGCCTTGCAGGATAGGCTCAGGGATCTGGAAGCATCCCGAACAAAATCAGAGCGCAAAGAAGAAACGCCGTGCTCCCGGGAGCAAATTCCCTCCCGCAAACGGTGGAATGCCATGATCCTGAACGCCCTGGATAAAATCAAAAGCGGCGTCATCAATAAGGTGGTTTTATCCCGCAAAATGATCCTCACCGCCCGGAAATCCTGGGACGCTGCGCCCATCCTGGCCCGCTTGGCGGAAGTCAAGGACGACTCATTCGTCTTTTTCTACAAAATCGCCGCGGGTAAGGCCTTTTTCGGCCGCACCCCGGAGCGTTTGCTCAAGCTGGAAGGCCGGTCCATCAGCGTGGACGCCATTGCAGGCACCCGGCCCCGAGGGCGCGACGCCGGCGAGGACCTGGAATTTGAAAAGGAATTGCTGGACTCCTCCAAGGAGATGGAGGAGCACCGGATCGTCTCCCGGTATGTGGAGGAGCAGATGGACAAAATCGCCCGGGACCTGCAAACCGGCCCTTGCGAATCCATCCTTAAGTTAGGCGCCCTCCAGCATATTTTCACCCAGCATTGCGGCGAGTTGCGCAACGGGCACAATGTTTTGGACACCCTGGCCTGCTTTCATCCCACGCCGGCCGTGGGAGGCCATCCGGCCCGTGAGGCGCGCGCCCTGATCCTGGAATGGGAGCCCCACCGCCGCGGCTGGTACGCAGGCCCCATCGGCTGGATGACCGGAGAAGGCGCCGAGTTCGCCGTGGGCATCCGCTCGGCTCTGGCGGACGGAAACCGGCTGCATATTTTCGCCGGAGCGGGCATTGTGGAGGAGTCGGACCCGGATTCCGAATGGTTGGAGACCGAGCAGAAAATGCAGACCATCACCCGGGCCTCCGGCCTTTCGCCCCAGGAGGGAGAGTGCTGA
- the menD gene encoding 2-succinyl-5-enolpyruvyl-6-hydroxy-3-cyclohexene-1-carboxylic-acid synthase, whose translation MALLSQNMNVLWSSVLVEELRRNGLDAFFVSPGNRNAPLVSALAHNDLVMTLSETGHRDSQKQGAANHRGFPHSIIKFSCMDERGAAYRALGYAKATGKPGVMVCTSGTALANYHPAVIEAYRDELPLMIISADRPPELTGSDANQTISQEGLYGSHCLESLNLPCPDPDYPLEALAAKVCHIAQVKNGPVHINIRFRDPLIPMEAPSGPVPQAVLNTAKHYFKNIAPATVYPLVQASCPDLSAVESILEKAQRGLLVIGRLENNDDRQGATALASMLGWPVFCDIASSLKGAVGDHEIFSLDHPKALALVNDYAPEVILQLGSGLVSKHYYAAILKGGAKYIIQVSPRREHRDPAFKVNVKIKAGVGEFFNSLDDITNLSQDAEAAQSLLQATEQVRADLTAATPRDALSFPLIADIINKNIPGHEALFPGNSNAIRAFDMAGPAAASGVQIVTNRGVSGIEGNLATSLGFAEGSGKRVTAAIGDVSMLHDLNSLAMVSQSRAEVIVIIVNNQGGRIFERLPIRDFPEIADPMMTTPHGFGFSHAAAMFSLPYALAETPNDLEKAYRQALVEGGSRVIEVMLDPNKDLEVFNARKSIR comes from the coding sequence ATGGCGCTATTAAGCCAGAACATGAACGTGTTGTGGTCGTCCGTGCTGGTGGAGGAGCTGCGCCGCAACGGGCTGGACGCCTTTTTCGTCTCCCCCGGCAATCGAAACGCCCCCCTGGTTTCCGCCCTGGCTCATAACGATTTGGTGATGACGCTGTCCGAAACAGGCCACAGGGACTCTCAAAAACAAGGGGCCGCAAATCATCGGGGATTTCCCCACTCGATAATAAAGTTCTCCTGCATGGACGAACGGGGCGCCGCCTACCGCGCCTTGGGCTACGCCAAGGCCACCGGCAAGCCCGGCGTAATGGTATGCACCTCGGGCACGGCCCTGGCCAATTACCACCCGGCTGTCATCGAGGCCTATCGCGACGAGCTGCCCCTCATGATTATAAGCGCGGACCGCCCGCCGGAACTCACCGGCAGCGACGCAAATCAAACGATTTCCCAGGAAGGCCTGTACGGATCCCATTGCCTGGAAAGCCTGAACCTGCCCTGCCCCGACCCGGACTATCCCCTGGAAGCCCTGGCCGCCAAGGTCTGCCATATCGCTCAGGTAAAAAACGGGCCGGTGCACATCAACATCCGGTTTCGCGATCCCCTGATTCCCATGGAAGCGCCTTCCGGCCCGGTTCCCCAAGCCGTGCTGAACACCGCCAAACACTATTTTAAAAATATCGCCCCGGCCACGGTTTATCCCTTGGTGCAGGCCTCCTGCCCGGATTTGTCCGCCGTGGAAAGCATCCTTGAAAAGGCGCAACGCGGCCTGCTGGTCATTGGGCGTTTGGAAAACAACGATGACCGGCAAGGCGCCACGGCTTTGGCGTCCATGCTGGGATGGCCTGTCTTTTGCGACATCGCCTCCTCGTTGAAAGGCGCAGTTGGGGATCATGAAATTTTCTCCCTGGACCACCCCAAGGCCCTGGCTTTGGTGAACGATTACGCCCCGGAAGTCATTCTGCAATTGGGCTCAGGCCTGGTTTCCAAGCATTATTACGCGGCGATTCTTAAAGGCGGCGCCAAGTACATCATCCAGGTCAGCCCCCGGCGCGAGCATCGGGACCCGGCGTTCAAGGTCAACGTCAAGATCAAGGCGGGCGTGGGAGAATTTTTCAATTCCCTGGATGACATAACAAACCTTTCGCAGGATGCGGAAGCCGCCCAATCCCTGCTGCAGGCCACGGAGCAGGTGCGGGCGGATCTGACAGCCGCAACGCCCCGGGATGCGCTCAGTTTTCCTTTGATCGCCGACATTATCAACAAGAACATCCCGGGGCATGAGGCCCTGTTTCCCGGCAATTCCAACGCCATCCGGGCTTTTGACATGGCCGGGCCAGCCGCCGCATCCGGCGTGCAAATCGTCACCAACCGGGGCGTGAGCGGCATCGAGGGAAACTTGGCAACCAGCCTGGGATTCGCCGAAGGCTCGGGCAAACGGGTTACGGCCGCAATCGGGGACGTGTCCATGCTGCACGACCTCAATTCCCTGGCCATGGTAAGTCAAAGCCGGGCGGAAGTGATCGTCATCATTGTCAACAATCAGGGCGGCCGGATTTTCGAGCGTTTACCCATCCGGGATTTTCCCGAGATCGCCGATCCCATGATGACCACGCCCCATGGATTTGGTTTTTCCCACGCCGCGGCCATGTTTTCATTGCCTTACGCCCTGGCCGAAACGCCGAACGACTTGGAAAAGGCATACAGGCAGGCCCTGGTTGAGGGCGGCAGCCGGGTTATCGAAGTGATGCTCGACCCGAATAAGGATTTGGAAGTATTCAACGCCAGGAAGAGCATTAGGTAG
- a CDS encoding 1,4-dihydroxy-2-naphthoyl-CoA synthase, protein MVSEIFNPELWDEVPGFDVKDITYHRAKDQGTVRIAFNRPEVRNAFRPGTVDELFMALDHARMTTDVGVVLLTGNGPSPKDGGWAFCSGGDQRIRGKDGYKYEGAEGIDPGRLGRLHILECQRLIRFMPKIVVAVVPGWAAGGGHSLHVVCDLTIASKEHAVFKQTDPDVASFDSGYGSAYLARQVGQKRAREIFFLGLDYSAQEAFEMGAVNKVVPHEELEDVALEWAKIMNAKSPTAMRMLKFGFNLPDDGLVGQQLFAGEATRLAYGTDEAAEGRDAFVEKRPKDFSKFPWHY, encoded by the coding sequence GTGGTTTCCGAAATATTCAACCCCGAGTTATGGGACGAGGTTCCCGGTTTCGACGTCAAGGACATTACCTATCATCGCGCCAAGGATCAGGGCACGGTGCGCATCGCCTTCAACCGGCCCGAGGTGAGAAACGCGTTTCGCCCCGGCACCGTGGACGAATTGTTCATGGCCCTGGATCACGCCCGCATGACCACGGACGTGGGCGTGGTGCTATTGACCGGCAACGGCCCCTCGCCCAAGGACGGAGGATGGGCCTTCTGCTCGGGCGGAGACCAGCGGATTCGCGGCAAGGACGGCTATAAATACGAAGGCGCCGAAGGCATCGACCCCGGCCGTTTGGGACGCTTGCACATCCTGGAATGCCAAAGGCTCATCCGTTTCATGCCCAAGATCGTGGTTGCCGTGGTTCCGGGCTGGGCCGCGGGCGGCGGACACAGCCTGCACGTGGTGTGCGATCTGACCATCGCGTCCAAGGAGCACGCCGTGTTCAAGCAGACCGATCCGGATGTGGCCAGCTTTGACTCAGGCTACGGCTCGGCTTATCTCGCCCGGCAGGTGGGCCAGAAGCGCGCCAGGGAGATCTTTTTCCTGGGCCTGGATTACTCCGCCCAGGAAGCCTTTGAAATGGGCGCGGTTAACAAGGTGGTCCCCCACGAAGAACTGGAGGACGTGGCCCTGGAATGGGCGAAAATCATGAACGCCAAGTCGCCCACGGCCATGCGCATGCTCAAGTTCGGGTTCAACCTGCCGGACGACGGCCTGGTGGGCCAACAGTTATTCGCCGGGGAAGCCACCCGTCTGGCCTACGGCACGGACGAAGCCGCCGAAGGCCGGGACGCCTTTGTGGAAAAGCGTCCCAAAGATTTTTCCAAGTTCCCCTGGCACTATTAA
- a CDS encoding 1,4-dihydroxy-2-naphthoate polyprenyltransferase codes for MNDQTKHWIMAIRPRTLPAGAAPVILGLGLAWEQGLCWWAAAAALACCIFMQIGANLVNDYFDYAHGVDDKDRLGPDRVTQQGLIPPGQVKAAFMACFGAAFLLGVALVYRGGWPIVIIGLASIAFAYLYTGGPKPLSYLGLGEVLAFIFFGPVAVGGTYYLQTLEISKTVIVAGMGPGFLAAMLMSVNNLRDIASDTRTGKRTVAVMLGERRARIFSLSLLLFSWLMPLVYLGEHPAKLIVIAAPLSAQFFKDHWRAISNAPLDKKMNLVLAATGQYTFVYSLLFAIGVAV; via the coding sequence ATGAACGATCAAACTAAACACTGGATTATGGCAATCAGGCCCCGGACCTTGCCGGCCGGGGCGGCGCCGGTCATTCTCGGCCTGGGTTTGGCCTGGGAGCAAGGCCTGTGCTGGTGGGCGGCCGCGGCCGCCTTGGCCTGCTGCATTTTCATGCAGATCGGCGCAAACCTTGTAAACGACTATTTCGACTACGCCCACGGCGTGGACGACAAAGACCGCCTGGGACCGGACCGGGTGACTCAGCAAGGACTGATTCCCCCCGGACAGGTCAAAGCGGCCTTCATGGCGTGTTTCGGCGCCGCCTTTCTTCTGGGCGTCGCTCTGGTTTATCGCGGCGGATGGCCCATCGTCATTATCGGCCTGGCCTCCATTGCTTTCGCCTATTTATATACGGGAGGCCCCAAGCCCTTATCCTATTTGGGTTTGGGCGAGGTCCTGGCCTTTATATTTTTCGGACCCGTTGCCGTGGGCGGAACCTATTATCTCCAGACTCTGGAGATTTCCAAGACCGTCATCGTCGCCGGCATGGGGCCGGGCTTCTTAGCCGCCATGCTTATGTCGGTGAACAATCTGCGGGACATCGCCTCGGACACCCGCACAGGCAAACGCACCGTGGCCGTCATGCTGGGAGAGCGCCGCGCCCGGATTTTTTCCCTGAGCCTGCTTCTTTTTTCGTGGCTCATGCCTTTGGTTTATTTGGGAGAGCATCCGGCAAAGCTCATCGTGATTGCGGCGCCTTTGTCCGCCCAGTTTTTTAAAGACCATTGGCGGGCTATTTCCAACGCGCCTTTGGACAAAAAAATGAACCTGGTTTTGGCCGCCACAGGCCAATACACCTTTGTATATTCCTTGCTTTTCGCCATAGGAGTCGCCGTATGA
- the menC gene encoding o-succinylbenzoate synthase, whose translation MIIRDMQLSRFSIPFAAPIRVGGQELNKRDGLLVAVRDDQGHTGWGEAAPLPGLDTISLDQCQEELCPIRKAFADQALNWDSFSLTAPMMGLCPEIPGLNPISAFGVESALAWLGLCSGQWGIAGADELGIAVNGLFVPSPDPDRLPAQAKQLKASGFSTVKIKIGRMDSDDEIRQILELDSLFNHKLALRLDANRSLDFAQYQSYFEALKHLNIEYVEEPLKPEYDFFEAAQIPWPLALDESLESYANLDEPFPKSLGAVILKPGSFQGVHGMAQAMEQLHTQGIKTVLSSSFNNTMGMSMLGLLANQYAPETAHGLDTLKYFSKQMFFHRMQIVDGRMQIPV comes from the coding sequence ATGATAATTCGCGACATGCAGCTTTCTCGCTTTTCCATTCCATTCGCCGCACCCATACGCGTGGGCGGGCAGGAGTTGAATAAGCGGGACGGGTTGCTTGTCGCGGTTAGGGACGACCAAGGCCATACGGGCTGGGGCGAAGCGGCCCCCCTGCCCGGCCTGGATACGATCTCCCTGGATCAATGCCAGGAGGAATTATGTCCGATCAGGAAAGCCTTTGCCGATCAAGCCTTGAATTGGGATTCTTTTTCTTTAACTGCTCCCATGATGGGCCTTTGCCCTGAAATCCCAGGTCTCAATCCCATTTCCGCCTTTGGTGTGGAAAGCGCCCTCGCCTGGCTTGGTTTATGCTCCGGGCAATGGGGTATTGCAGGCGCTGATGAATTAGGAATTGCCGTCAACGGCTTGTTCGTCCCGTCTCCCGACCCCGACAGGCTTCCGGCTCAGGCAAAACAACTCAAGGCGTCGGGATTTTCCACCGTCAAAATTAAAATCGGCCGCATGGATTCAGACGACGAAATCCGCCAAATATTGGAGTTGGACTCCCTGTTCAATCATAAATTGGCCCTGCGCCTGGACGCCAACCGATCCTTGGACTTTGCCCAGTACCAATCTTATTTTGAGGCCTTAAAGCATCTGAATATAGAATACGTGGAAGAGCCTTTAAAGCCGGAATATGACTTTTTCGAGGCCGCCCAAATCCCCTGGCCCCTGGCTTTGGACGAGTCCCTGGAATCTTATGCAAACCTGGATGAGCCATTTCCTAAGTCTTTGGGCGCGGTCATCCTCAAGCCGGGCTCCTTCCAGGGAGTGCACGGCATGGCCCAGGCCATGGAGCAATTACATACACAGGGGATCAAGACCGTGTTAAGCTCCTCGTTCAATAACACCATGGGGATGTCCATGCTGGGGCTGTTGGCGAATCAGTATGCTCCTGAAACCGCCCACGGCCTGGATACCTTGAAGTATTTTTCAAAACAGATGTTTTTCCACAGGATGCAAATAGTGGATGGTCGTATGCAAATCCCTGTTTAA
- a CDS encoding AMP-binding protein, which yields MTLPFLDHKKRLDLEALLDAYGGAPALISKSQTLSFNVVKSGLQGVVSNLRTLGVRPGQLLCIHAPNSQDHIYLFLASWVMGFTYAALDPKAPPGKIPAGLQPDFLVTPGDPAPWPCRMISPHDLHAPAPSDPPSLNSIPLDRECSVIFTSGSTGEPKGVVHTVGNFYYSALGSVEFFGLDQNDSWLVSLPLFHVGGMLIFIRTMLCGGTSLVHDNPGDLAPAVLQRRPTILSVVPAQLQRLLDDPKTRDALAACKAILLGGAPCPAPLIEKTLDAGIPVLPTYGSTEACAMVTAVRPGAQRQEHFTAGKVLPYRAVSLAHDGTVTIGGETLFKHYIVDGKPEHVLVDGKFRTADLGEWDGDGNLKITGRRDLVFISGGENINPAEIEKAMSETGLVLEAVVVPVEDDVFGQVPWAFALADKELDQDQIKKALKKILPSYKIPKKILPLTPDMGQKGVKRDRKALQKIAADTAKKA from the coding sequence ATGACCCTGCCTTTTCTGGATCATAAAAAAAGGCTGGACCTGGAGGCCTTGCTTGACGCCTACGGCGGCGCCCCCGCCTTGATCTCGAAGTCCCAAACCCTCAGCTTTAATGTGGTCAAATCCGGCCTGCAAGGGGTTGTCTCCAACCTCCGCACTCTGGGCGTCAGGCCTGGGCAATTGCTTTGCATCCACGCGCCCAACTCCCAGGATCACATTTATCTGTTTCTGGCTTCCTGGGTCATGGGCTTTACCTACGCAGCCCTGGATCCCAAAGCGCCTCCGGGGAAAATTCCGGCGGGCCTCCAACCGGATTTCCTTGTCACGCCAGGCGATCCGGCGCCATGGCCATGCCGGATGATTTCGCCCCATGACCTGCACGCTCCGGCGCCTTCGGACCCGCCGTCCTTGAACTCCATCCCCCTGGATCGGGAATGCTCCGTTATTTTCACCTCGGGCAGCACGGGAGAACCCAAGGGCGTGGTGCACACCGTCGGAAATTTCTATTACAGCGCCCTGGGTTCCGTGGAGTTTTTCGGCCTGGATCAAAACGACTCCTGGCTGGTGAGCCTGCCCCTGTTTCACGTGGGCGGCATGCTGATTTTCATCCGCACCATGCTCTGCGGCGGAACCAGCCTGGTGCACGACAATCCCGGCGATCTGGCCCCGGCTGTTTTACAACGCAGGCCCACCATCCTTTCCGTGGTTCCCGCCCAATTGCAGCGGCTTCTGGACGATCCCAAAACCAGGGACGCCCTGGCAGCCTGCAAGGCCATCCTGTTGGGAGGCGCGCCCTGCCCCGCCCCTCTCATTGAAAAAACCCTGGACGCCGGCATCCCCGTCCTGCCCACCTACGGTTCCACCGAAGCCTGCGCCATGGTCACGGCGGTCAGGCCCGGCGCACAGCGGCAGGAGCATTTTACGGCCGGAAAGGTTTTGCCATACAGGGCAGTCTCTCTTGCTCATGACGGAACCGTAACCATCGGGGGCGAAACCCTGTTCAAGCATTACATCGTGGACGGCAAGCCGGAGCATGTCCTGGTGGACGGCAAATTCCGCACTGCGGATCTGGGGGAATGGGATGGGGACGGCAATCTGAAAATCACAGGCAGGCGGGATCTTGTTTTCATCTCCGGCGGAGAAAACATCAACCCGGCTGAAATTGAAAAGGCCATGTCCGAAACCGGCCTTGTGTTGGAGGCCGTGGTGGTTCCCGTGGAGGATGACGTCTTCGGCCAGGTTCCCTGGGCCTTCGCCCTGGCGGACAAGGAATTGGATCAGGATCAAATCAAGAAGGCCTTGAAAAAAATCCTGCCGTCCTACAAAATCCCAAAAAAAATCCTGCCCCTGACGCCCGACATGGGGCAAAAAGGGGTCAAACGGGACCGCAAGGCCCTGCAAAAAATCGCGGCGGACACGGCGAAAAAAGCATGA
- the menH gene encoding 2-succinyl-6-hydroxy-2,4-cyclohexadiene-1-carboxylate synthase — protein MKLHAQTYGNPQKPPLVMLHGFMGRGQSFAPLIPLLEPHFFLVTPDLPGHGRSLFSQTPQSLWPKNLEDAGKLVLKSLDAMSVKSFFLYGYSMGGRIAQQVCLLAPDRVRCLILESAGLGIPDPEERKARKKKDDALLDGVKTAGDFHRFLEKWHRLPLFCTLWDSPLLPGLTASKQKNNVTDLAQALKVLGVGNHPWFGPDLAKLDVSITYLYGEKDAKYSQEAQKASEIIPRLTLAPFSGASHNVHIQFPAQAAETVIRASGLTS, from the coding sequence ATGAAACTCCACGCCCAGACATACGGCAATCCGCAAAAGCCGCCCCTGGTCATGCTCCACGGATTCATGGGCCGGGGCCAATCCTTCGCCCCCCTGATCCCCCTGCTGGAGCCGCACTTCTTCCTCGTAACCCCGGATCTGCCCGGCCACGGCCGCTCCCTGTTTTCCCAAACACCCCAGTCCCTTTGGCCGAAAAACTTGGAAGACGCAGGAAAGCTGGTCCTTAAATCCCTCGATGCAATGAGCGTAAAATCCTTTTTCCTGTATGGCTATTCCATGGGCGGCCGGATCGCCCAGCAGGTCTGCCTTTTGGCGCCCGATCGCGTGCGCTGTTTGATTTTAGAGTCGGCTGGCCTTGGAATTCCCGACCCTGAAGAACGAAAAGCCCGCAAAAAAAAGGACGACGCCCTGCTTGACGGAGTAAAAACCGCCGGGGATTTCCACAGGTTCCTGGAAAAATGGCATCGCCTGCCCCTTTTTTGCACCCTGTGGGACTCCCCGCTTCTGCCCGGCCTCACGGCCTCCAAACAGAAAAATAACGTGACGGACCTGGCCCAGGCCCTTAAAGTCCTGGGCGTGGGAAATCACCCGTGGTTCGGGCCGGACTTGGCGAAACTTGACGTCTCCATTACTTACCTGTACGGCGAAAAGGACGCCAAGTATTCCCAAGAGGCGCAAAAAGCCTCTGAAATTATTCCAAGACTAACCCTGGCCCCGTTTTCCGGCGCTTCCCACAATGTCCATATTCAGTTTCCGGCCCAAGCGGCCGAAACTGTAATCAGGGCTTCCGGCCTGACTTCATAG
- a CDS encoding HD domain-containing protein, which translates to MDDLYARIRQRAREIGSKYPEQAFYSDHADLMTLSRKSLEDSPILIKLHNFVASVVDDDLGHGLDHCVKVTIDAGILFLIHADQKNMREMERERGLLLVQAAGLLHDISRKEKRHAHAGALAAAEILEDFPFSQHEIDAISLAIRNHEAFHPPDPCASDMGQAISDCLYDADKFRWGPDNFTDTVWYMVSFFKSSVSMFLERYEEGIKGIVKIKETFRTDTGQQYGPEFVDAGLEIGEEIRQMLKDEFL; encoded by the coding sequence ATGGACGATCTGTACGCAAGAATAAGGCAGCGCGCCCGGGAAATCGGAAGCAAATATCCGGAACAGGCTTTCTATTCGGATCACGCGGATTTAATGACTCTTTCCCGGAAATCCCTTGAAGACAGCCCAATCCTGATCAAATTGCATAATTTCGTCGCCAGCGTGGTGGACGACGACCTGGGCCACGGCCTGGATCATTGCGTCAAGGTGACCATCGACGCAGGCATTTTGTTCCTGATTCACGCGGACCAAAAAAACATGCGGGAAATGGAAAGGGAGCGCGGCCTGCTGCTGGTTCAGGCAGCCGGACTGCTGCACGACATCTCCCGCAAGGAAAAGCGCCACGCCCATGCAGGCGCCCTGGCCGCGGCGGAGATCCTGGAGGATTTTCCCTTCTCCCAACACGAAATCGACGCCATCTCCCTGGCCATCCGCAACCACGAGGCCTTTCATCCGCCGGACCCGTGCGCCAGCGACATGGGCCAGGCCATTTCCGACTGTTTGTACGACGCCGACAAATTCCGCTGGGGGCCGGACAACTTCACGGACACGGTGTGGTATATGGTGTCCTTTTTCAAGTCTTCGGTGTCCATGTTTTTGGAGCGCTACGAGGAAGGCATCAAGGGCATTGTAAAAATCAAGGAGACCTTCCGGACCGACACCGGCCAGCAATACGGCCCCGAGTTCGTGGACGCCGGCCTGGAAATCGGCGAGGAAATCCGCCAAATGCTCAAGGATGAGTTCCTGTAA
- a CDS encoding acyl-CoA dehydrogenase family protein: MDILNYTDGHKAFRQRLQEFCKQEIIPHVDQWEKDGVTPREIWKKMGAEGFLCTWVDEKYGGLGGDFLYSVIALEELVRTNQYGLDAFLHSDIVTPYIASFGNEEQREKYLPGCVSGECITAVAMSEPDAGSDLASMTMTALDDGDHVVLNGTKTFISNGLLCDVAVVAAIDPEESNRHHAVSLFLVDEGTPGFEKGKAMKKMGASSQDTAELFFRDCRIPQSNRLGEKGSGFPKLMVKLQQERLLVALNAVTRAEFVLEWTTKYCRENKSEGKPRSKFQAVQFALVEMATETRLGRAFLDKLIAGHMAGEDVNAETCMAKYWATDMAKRTANRCLDLVGLDATAESCPLARMFRDIRVFPIFAGTNEVMKIVVSRSLGLG; the protein is encoded by the coding sequence ATGGACATTCTGAATTACACGGACGGGCACAAGGCCTTTCGGCAAAGGCTGCAAGAGTTCTGCAAACAAGAAATCATCCCCCACGTGGATCAATGGGAAAAGGACGGCGTCACCCCCCGGGAAATCTGGAAAAAGATGGGGGCCGAAGGCTTTTTATGCACCTGGGTGGATGAAAAATACGGCGGCCTGGGAGGGGATTTTTTGTATTCCGTCATCGCCCTGGAAGAACTGGTGCGCACCAATCAATACGGCCTGGACGCCTTTTTGCACAGCGACATTGTAACGCCTTACATCGCCTCTTTCGGAAACGAGGAGCAAAGGGAAAAATATCTGCCCGGCTGCGTGTCCGGGGAGTGCATTACGGCCGTGGCCATGTCCGAGCCGGACGCGGGCAGCGATTTGGCCTCCATGACCATGACCGCATTGGACGATGGGGATCACGTGGTTTTGAACGGAACCAAGACCTTTATCTCCAACGGCCTTTTGTGCGACGTGGCCGTGGTCGCGGCGATCGATCCCGAGGAGTCCAACCGGCATCACGCGGTTTCCCTGTTTTTGGTGGATGAAGGAACGCCCGGGTTTGAAAAAGGCAAGGCCATGAAAAAAATGGGCGCCAGCAGCCAGGATACGGCCGAGCTGTTTTTTCGGGATTGCCGCATTCCCCAATCCAACCGGTTGGGGGAGAAAGGCTCGGGATTTCCCAAGCTCATGGTCAAGCTCCAGCAGGAGCGTTTGCTGGTTGCCTTGAACGCCGTAACCAGGGCGGAATTCGTCCTGGAGTGGACCACAAAGTACTGCCGGGAAAACAAGTCCGAAGGCAAGCCCCGCTCCAAGTTCCAGGCCGTGCAGTTCGCCCTGGTGGAAATGGCGACTGAAACCAGGCTGGGCCGCGCCTTTTTGGACAAGCTCATTGCCGGGCATATGGCCGGAGAGGACGTGAACGCCGAAACCTGCATGGCCAAATATTGGGCTACGGACATGGCTAAACGCACGGCCAATCGGTGCCTGGATCTGGTTGGGTTGGATGCAACCGCCGAATCCTGTCCCCTGGCCAGGATGTTCCGGGACATTCGGGTGTTTCCCATCTTCGCCGGAACCAATGAGGTTATGAAAATCGTGGTAAGCCGCAGTTTGGGGTTGGGATAG